A genome region from Akkermansiaceae bacterium includes the following:
- the pgsA gene encoding CDP-diacylglycerol--glycerol-3-phosphate 3-phosphatidyltransferase: MNLPNAITVSRLFLTAGFIVFVARESTWGHFTALALFIIAAVSDFVDGWLARKMNLVTPLGKLLDPLADKILVCSAFVFLTAKGLCPVWITALIIGREFLVTGLRQIAIEAGQVLAADNLGKWKTGFQLTYLISGMVWLTLETMDSIPRWLSVFHFLTKPMEQGGWLMPGSLFLAVALTVISGWNYVWSSRYLLRG, translated from the coding sequence ACGGCGGGATTCATCGTCTTCGTGGCAAGGGAGAGCACCTGGGGGCATTTCACGGCGCTGGCGCTGTTCATCATCGCGGCGGTGAGCGATTTCGTGGATGGCTGGCTGGCGCGGAAAATGAATCTCGTCACACCGCTGGGGAAACTGCTCGACCCCCTCGCGGACAAGATCCTGGTCTGCTCCGCCTTCGTTTTCCTGACGGCGAAGGGGCTGTGCCCGGTGTGGATCACGGCGCTTATCATAGGCCGGGAGTTCCTCGTCACGGGGCTGCGGCAGATCGCCATCGAGGCCGGGCAGGTGCTTGCGGCGGACAATCTGGGGAAATGGAAGACAGGCTTCCAGCTCACCTATCTCATTTCCGGAATGGTATGGCTGACCTTGGAAACGATGGATTCCATCCCACGCTGGCTCTCCGTTTTCCATTTTCTAACGAAGCCCATGGAGCAGGGCGGTTGGCTGATGCCGGGCAGCCTGTTCCTCGCCGTTGCGCTGACGGTCATCTCCGGCTGGAACTACGTCTGGTCCTCGCGGTATTTGCTGCGCGGGTGA